The Entelurus aequoreus isolate RoL-2023_Sb linkage group LG08, RoL_Eaeq_v1.1, whole genome shotgun sequence genome segment AGCAACACCCCATTTACATgcagtgacctgcatattaaccaagcattgttattgtaagagctaacaccgtTACACATTTCGAGTAGCCAgctactacactaccgttcaaaagtttggggtcacccaaacaattttgtggaatagccttcatttctaagaacaagaatagactgtcgagtttcagatgaaagttctctttttctggccattttgagcgtttaattgaccccacaaatgtgatgctccagaaactcaatctgctcaaaggaaggtcagttttgtagcttctgtaacgagctaaactgttttcagatgtgtgaacatgattccacaagggttttctaatcatcaattagccttctgagccaatgagcaaacacattgtaccattagaacactggagtgatagttgctggaaatgggcctctatacagctatgtagatattgcaccaaaaaccagacatttgcagctagaatagtcatttaccacattagcaatgtatagagtgtatttctttaaagttaagactagtttaaagttatcttcattgaaaagtacagtgcttttccttcaaaaataaggacatttcaatgtgaccccaaacttttgaacggtagtgtacctgctAGCTAGCTTGAGCTGCTAATAATGTTGGTTgcaactaggggtgtgggaaaaaaatcgattcggatTTGAATCGCGAtattcacgttgtgcgattcagaatcgattctcatttttaaaaaatcgattttatttttattttatttttattttttaatagttttttgtttttttaaatcaatcaatccaactaaacaatacacagcaataccataacaatgcaatccaattccaaaaccaaacccgacccagcaacactcagaactgcaataaacagagcaattgagaggagacacaaacacgacacagaacaaaccaaaagtagtgaaacaaaaatgaatattatcaacaacagtatcaatattagttacaatttcaacatagcagtgattaaaaatccctcatagacattatcattagacatttataaaaaaaaaaggaaaaaaaagaacaatagtgtctcagtggcttacacttgcatcgcatctcataagcttgacaacacactgtgtccaatattttcacaaagataaaataagtcatgtttttggttcatttaatagttaaaacaaatttacattattacaatcagttgataaaacattgtcctttacaattataaatgctttttacaaaaatctactactctgcttgcatgtcagcagactggggtggatcTTGCTGAAATCCTatttattgaatgaatagagaatcgttttgaaacggggaaaaaatcgtttttgaatcgagaatcgtgttgaattgaaaaaaaatcgattttgaatcgaatcatgaccccaagaatctatattgaatcgaatcgtgggacacccaaagattcacagccctagttgcAACCCACCATAAAATAAAGAAAGAGCTGCTTCTGTTGCTGTTGTATTGCCTTTTGAGTTAAGAAAAGTTCCTGCTcggtcataaatcatgcatctcacctgtatagtagaaggttgtggcaccaagccggggaagttggtcaactttgaaaatccGCACATAACCTACTTGACAGTTGACTCTAAATGGCTCTCAACAAATCGAACGCGGCATACATTGCTCGGAAGCATTTTTtatctgaggagtgaggattattctgaatttagcagctcaagaaacacacaacatacattgtaagtgattgttttgtcttgtgatttgaaACATTTAGCATAGCACAGCAACGGCGTTCGTTGCTATGCGCTCTTTGAAACTAATGCGCCCAAAAAAGTTTCGATATtacttaaaaatagccaaaatactgtaaatattatgtTATCATAAATGTCGGATTGTTGGGTTTATTGAATTCCGGGACTCTATTCGGCGGACTGGATCGTATCCCTATTACATGCATTGTTACCTGCCTCTTACGggcatttttgtaatatttagaATGAACATAAAAGGAAAAGACATGTGTTGTTGTCTCACAAGgaggaatgatgggcaaaatgtattcaaaaaaagTGCCTCTTTGACAGAGTCAGGACACCAACACAGTCTGTCTGTAAGGGTATTCAACAATGCTGAGACTCTCCACCctgttgtgttgaaagcaatTGTCGCTGATGTTGTCACATATCTAATGATGTGTTCCTGCGTGAAGACTTACAAAGTTGCCTGCTTAGCTGAGTCCTGTATAAAAAGCACAGAAGGATCCACTCCTACGGCTATGTTGCAGCATCTCCATTTAAAAGAGGTTTTAGGTTAGCAACTATtgcaaaattgtttttttgtgtaaACATTAGAATTTCCTAAAagcagttattaaaaaaaaaagtattgtaacCGTTTATTTTTGAAACCCCAGATGAGCAGCAAGCGCTCCAGCAGTTTCCGACGAGCCATCGCCAATGGCCGCCGCACGCTGCAGAGGGAGATCCTGTTGGACGAGACGGGCCTGGGCCTCTATAAGCGCTTTGTCCGCTACGTGGCCTATGAGATCCTGCCCTGCGAGACGGACCGCCGCTGGTACTTCCACCAGAACCGCCTGTGTCCGCCGCCCGTCTTCATCGCCGTCGTCACCATCGTCCAGGTGGGGGAAAGTGGCCTCATTTTGATTGAGTTGTTTTGCTCCCTCAGACCGACTCAAACCACGTCATCAGCAGTCATTTCACAGCCTGTTATGTTCATGCGGGAGCCACTCATACAAAATACACATTATTTCTGCAAATCATCCTAACCACTAAGGGCAATGACACACTTATAATACTTCCAAATGAATACTGTGTGAGGACAATGTAGTAACAGTCCACACTCATTTGTCATAATAAGGTATTCATGCGACTAGATCAGACACTGCTGCATTGAAGCCAAAAACACAATTGGTCAAGTGACCTTTACGTAATAATCATTAATTctaatttgatttttttcacaTATTTTATCTTGGTGCCATTTAATAgacaagttacatttttaaaatgttaaatctactttTATTATTGTGGGAACATTTTTGGTGCTATAGTACTCAAGTTTTTGTTCAATTTCCTActaccttattttccggaccatagggcacaggggatataaggcgcactgcctatgaatggtctatttttgagtcatattatatttctttttttctaaattgaaaacacttccttgtggtctacataagatgtaatggtggttctttggtcaaaatgttgcacaggttatgttttacagatcatctttaagccgctttctgaccgttgcTTCCGGATgctccgttttgtgggtggtcttatttacgtggctcacctttggcagcgtcttctccccgtcatctttgttgtagcggtgtagcgtgcaaggacaggagtggaagaagtgtcaaaagatggagctaactgttttaatgatattcagactttacttaaattaataacggagcagcatctcctcatccgccggaaatgtgtcctgtgaaaaaccgtcttaccggaactctctaataactaaagttccttgggtgaataatgtcaactcaatacaccggtatgttttagcgctttcatggcgagtttactgacagacataagtaagaAATGTACACTATtttacattagaaatggcaacagcggaggatgaatgtcacataacaagaagatggagaaaaagaagaagtttatcgactacggtgtcggcacggactacaaaagcggaagcgcgcaatttttcaggatttatgccgatcccaaatacagatcagcagtaaGAAAaggtgcttttgcataatattgcgaaacaaaatgtcagataatgtcttaccttatacacacatcataataatacttgtatgtttaatgcgccgacaatccatcaagcggtgcggcttcatagcttaccaaagtcgtactaaaacattttgatagatttttgagcgccgtgtgtaatgttctatattttcaatggaacatataaaatcttggtgttgtttacttgagtcatattgccatcatactgcagtctacacatatctcttatgtttgactgccatctactggtcacacttatcattacaccatgtaccaaataaaattgcttcgaggtctgtaattatttcgtacattaggcgcactgggttataaagcgcactgtcgaattttgaggggaaaaaaaggattttaagtgtgtcttatagtatggaaaatacggtaatttcttTTGAGGACATGTTTCTCATAGCGCCTAACTTTGTACAGTTTACTATTAGATTCTAGCAAGAACATGTCCAAAACAGTACTTCATTTTCCGTACAATTCACTACTAAATTCTCATGCAGAAAATGTTAAATGTAGTGCTTACGTTTTGGACAATTTCCTATGAATTTCTTCTGAGAACTTGTCACTGCAGGACTTAACTTGTTGTACAAATCCCACACAGTTCCTGACTTTTTCTACAATTTAATACTATATTATGGAGAGAACATGTCACATAAAATACCAATTTACTATTAAATATTCATGCAAACATGATAAATATAGTACATGACAAAAAGGTAAGACCggtaaagacatactgtaatttcCAGACTCCAGAGCGCATGTAATTAGACTCCAGAGCGCACAATTATAAGCCGAACCCACCTaattttttaactaattttattttgtacatagtcaggtgtacacattgaaacatgaaatattcaCTCCTCCTCCTGAAGTCGTTTTATTTGGTGCACGGCGGTCCGGCCTTTCAGGTCCCGTTAGTGATGGTGGATTTTCGTTCTGTGCGGCAGCCGTTTCCTTTTTCGATGACCATCTCGACTGTCTTCGGCTTTGGGGCTAAGTCTTGTGCGTTTCTTTGTGTCTTGATGAGGCTGACTGACTGTATCACGTGCTAAATATCTGGCTGAATGATTGTGCGATTCCGTTTGctttaatgtgaacaatttcattggtccacTTTGACCCGTTTGGCAATTTCATTGGCCTCGTGTGACGAGGTTAAATCTATTGGCGGCATGTGAAACTTGTGAACCCCGGAAAATCCATAAACTAGCCGCAGCATTCTGTGAAGGGTGGGGAGAAAAGTaaaggcttatagtccagaaatgtTCTACTAAATTCTCATGCCAACAtgttatcatcaatcaatcaaagtttagttatacagcccttaatcacaagtgtctcaaagggctgcacatgccacaacgacatcctcggctcagatcccagttAAGTTATTGCTTGACAAAAAGATAAGGAAGCTCTGCAATTACTTTCTGTTTGTACAATTTACTGCTAAAGTCTCATGCCAACATGTTAAATATCGCACTTAACTTTTTGGACGAtttctttttaatttcttgtacAATTTACGACATTTTTGCCCAAACATATCCCACATAGTTTGTAACTTTTTGTACAATTCACTACTACATTCAAGTGAGAACATGTCCCACACACTTTTTAACTTATCTTACAATTTACATTGAATTCTCATTCCAACATGTTAAATAAAGAACTTGACAATTTCCCTATTCATTTCTTATTAGAACATTTTTCTCATAGTGCTtaattttttgtacaaattctgACTAAATAATGTTGTTTGCAGGGCATGTTCTCATCTTGTAGTGTTATTGCTATTTCCGCGTCTTTGTGCAGATCATCGTGTTCATGTGCTATGGCATCATGCTAAACAAGTGGGTGCTGCAGACCTACCAGCCTGACTTCATGAAGAGCCCCCTGGTGTACCACCCAGGCCACCGCGCTCAAGTGTGGCGCTTCTTCAGCTACATGTTCATGCACGTCGGGTACGTATCCTGGGGGCCGTCATCTGTTTGTTACTTTATCGTCACCTGGTGCTTCTCTGACCTCCTTGATTTTCACCTTTTAGCTTGGAGCAGCTGGGCTTCAATGCTTTACTGCAGCTGATGATTGGTGTTCCTTTGGAGATGGTCCACGGCGTCTTACGAATTAGTCTGCTTTATATGGCGGGAGTGCTGGCTGGTAAGTGTCTTTTGTAAATAGATGTGCTTTTAATATGAGCATTTGAGGTAAAATGCCTTTGCAAGAAGAATGCCCCTTGATGTTGCGCACTTTAAAAGTTGTGcaaatgtttgattgattgagacttttattagtaggttgcacagtgaagtacatattccgtacaattgaccactaaatggtaacacccgaataagtttttcaacttgtttaagtcggggtccacttaaattgattcatgatacagatatatactatcatatatactatcatcataatacagtcatcacacaagataatcacattgaattatttacattatttacaatcaggggtgtggagggggtggggggggatatgTTGGCGTTCTAATTACTAGTGTACATCTCACGAAACATCAAGGGAAGAAACTGTCTGTGTTTTACTAGTTCTTTGTCTTTTTTGCACGTTTAACTGAAGACTTGAGCGTGTTTTTTGCGTTAAAGCAGAggcgtcaaacgtacggcccgggggccggatcagcCCCGCGcataggttttatccggcccacgggatgagtttcctaagtataaaaattaaccggaaatttttgaaagagagaaacagctgttctaaatgtgtccactggatttcacattagcaattctttgtatctttgtagatgatgctacatatgtacaaaataaaccacatgatagtgcaccagtcgaggaaaattatcaaactacataaataatagggctgtgaatctttgggtgtcccatgattcgattcaatatcgattcttggggtcacgattcgattcaaaatcgatttttttatttttcaattcaacacgattcatgattaaaaaacgattattttcccgattcaaaacgattctctattcattcaataaataggatttcagcaggatctaccccagtctgctgacatgcaagcagagtagtagatttttgtaaaaagcttttataattgtaaaggacaatgttttatcaactgattgcaataatgtaaatttgttttaactattaaatgaaccaaaaatatgacttattttatctttgtgaaaatattggacacggtgtgttgtcaagcttatgagatgcgatgcaagtgtaagccactgtgacactattgttaattttttataaatgtctaatgataatgtcaatgagggatttttaatcactgctatgttgaaattgtaactaatattgatactgttgttgataatattcatttttgtttcactacttttggtttgttctgtgtcgtgtttgtgtctcctctcaattgctctgtttattgcagttctgagtgttgctgggtcgggtttggttttggaattggattgcattgttatggtattgctgtgtatatttttgttggattgattaattaaaaaataaaaataataattttaaataaaaaaaatttaaaaatcgattttttcaaaatgagaatcgattctgaatcgcacaacatgagaatcgcgattcgaattcgaatcgattttttcccacacccctaataaataacatcctgtaatttgattttgatataatttttttatcttgatagattgaaaatcaacaccaatgagttgactgatgaacattatcacatcatttattcagaaaatataaataacgacaaataaagatataatactaccaaccacaacatgtaagtgtaaaaacaaaaaacaaaacatgatttgtacaatttcagaatgtgcttgttctatttttaaacaaagaaaacaatctgatgttgtctttatttttaagttatcgtgccgtgattttaccagtccggccctcttgggagtagatttttctccatgtggcccccgatgtaacatgagtttgacacccctgcattaaagggGCTTAATATTCGAAACcaatttttcttacctattggcagTGATAGGCAGTAACAagatacatgtagctaagctacgtagcttaactgcatttcccagtagcttggctatagcttagctactttttgaacgagtagctCTTCCTgaagcttagctacttttagagccatgtagctaggtagcttacatcaaagctacaagctacaaagataGAGAATGGACTGCAAATTAATCCcctaaaaaagaaaatacaaggacctggatgaatgagaacatctatACATACAGAAAAACTCTGATGATTGGTTGGGGTTCAAATGACGAGTCACAATttgctaaggttagggcgaatcattatggactggccaatcagaggcaagatgaggcgggtcatcgaaacctgtaagcaaaatcataacagacacgcactcatgtcacatgacaacgagggagtcagagacagagggacgcttcaagctgaccactcaaaaaaacaaacattcttGAAAATGGCAAAGGGATTCTCTCTCGCAGATTAGGAttgttcctttagtgatgaagatgacatgcaggaaacccacaataatgaatgtccttggccatatttagacaaatgtatttgtttagagaaaacaatcctCAAATCCTTACTTTTTATTTGTTCACTCTGTAAacaaaaatcataactgctctcttcatttaACAAATCCAACACACATTTAGGAAcaaacattaaggtgagttgagttcatgaaaagttttactgcacataactattatcatctgttcccaaacaacacacaagttattttattttttgtcaagatatagatagatgctgttttttttttactgtaggtagacaaaatgaataacattgtgagcgtgggccaaagaaaaggcacacTAAAACAAATTCATACAGTGAATTGTGGGGACCCCTAGAAGTAGTTGTagagtgtccccagctaaatgacagatagttaatagtaatatttgtacactctcagttccattaacattgatattatacatgtgggcccatagatataaatgccgttaaatgtagctttgatgtagcatgCTACTTTTGCCGTGAAGCttatagtgtagcttgctacaattcttatagcttcccctgtagcttagctacatttaatgaagagtaacttgtagcttagcttactacattctccaagtagcttgcccatcacagCCTATTTGTACCtgtgtttgtgtatttgggatctgcataagtccccaacattttaaatcaaaccatggaggcattgcggagatatttataaaataatcttgccttcctttatcTGTCCTCCAAACGAACTGTTTGGAATTTTCCCAAGCTTCTTTGGtgagaaataaaatgtttttttttcaaattcaagacaaagttatatgtttttggtaacactttagtatggggaacatattctaagtaaaaaagacttaatttagagtttttttagacactaggggaacatattctaagtaacaaagacttaatttagagttatttggttagggttagggtcagggttagagggttagggttataataagccagtgccgaataaggcattaataagtacttgataatgactagttaagagccaatatgttactaatttgcatgttaataagcaactaattaatggtgattatgttccccatactaaagtgttaccatgtttttttactggtgcacaaaatgaaccgtgcatgaacatcaccttgttcaaagaacaaaatcaacacagtgcataaactcacaacaaattactcacttgcaaatcagtgtgacttctgctgttgccgtatccgtaatacgccgatagggaaacgtttttatttacacggcGAGTCGGTTGTGTCTTGCCCTCcgcgaacccctgagcccgactcaccgaacccctagggttcgatcgaacccaggttaagaactactGCCCAAGAGCTTTatacgagtccgccattgtagtccgacgctgtgGTCAATAAGCGCCTTTTTTTCgttgtcctcttgttgtggggcagactggctcgtacatgcacatacatcctgcgctgttgccatttctaaaacaaagtagcgtatagttctaacttatatctgttagtaaactcgctatggaagcactaaaaactacaacaaagtgggcggggagaagacgctgtcggagTGGAGGTAGTAAATAAGATCGCCCAAATAGTGGCGCATCCAGAAGAGGCGGTCAATAAGtgtcttgaagatggtctgtaaaacaaaatgtatgcaaaatgttgacctaagaaccaccatttcatgttatgtagaccagaagGAAGTGCTTTAATCGTAGAAAGATTATTATAATACATTTTCACACTTGTATGGCAGTTAAGTGTTACAGAACTTAAAAGTGGACCAATGATCATTTAATCtactttttaaaacacttccttgtggtctagattaaatgtattggatatgctttggtgtaaatttggtGTAAATTTCGCTCCAGAGCCCATTCTATAACCCGTTTTTTGACTCTTGTCTGCAAGATGTTGGTAACTAGAGGATTTTCCAGATAGCAAATGAAATCACGTCCCACCGTTTACAAAAATATCTAGATTTTTAATtctttgaatatatattttgaagtcGTCACagctatttatttttttctagacaCGTTCAAAAGTAAACGTCATGAACATCATAtcgattcacccggtcacaacattaggtacacctgcacactcaccCAATTGATTCAGAGCCGCATAAAAAAGTTGCTTTAAGGAgcatttatcagaatcagaatcgttttattgccattgtttgagaacgggttcacaaactaggaatttttcttggtgcaaacgtgcgacataaaacacatataacacatatttggtataaaaaagagctgtaactgagctatcagatagacttagaagggattcaaggaattcaaggagctgctgttaggagttattgttcatttgcctgatggccgaggggaaaaaactgttcaggtggcgggaggt includes the following:
- the rhbdl1 gene encoding rhomboid-related protein 1 isoform X3, giving the protein MSSKRSSSFRRAIANGRRTLQREILLDETGLGLYKRFVRYVAYEILPCETDRRWYFHQNRLCPPPVFIAVVTIVQIIVFMCYGIMLNKWVLQTYQPDFMKSPLVYHPGHRAQVWRFFSYMFMHVGLEQLGFNALLQLMIGVPLEMVHGVLRISLLYMAGVLAGSLTVSITDMRAPVVGGSGGVYALCSAHLANVVMNWAGMRCPYKLLRMILALVCMSSEVGRAVWLRFSPPLPSSGPQPSFMAHLSGAVVGISMGLLILRSYEESLQKQCSWWVIVFSFITFLLFAIFWNIFAYDLLGVQIPPPP